One window of Nymphaea colorata isolate Beijing-Zhang1983 chromosome 1, ASM883128v2, whole genome shotgun sequence genomic DNA carries:
- the LOC116252719 gene encoding uncharacterized protein LOC116252719, which translates to MEHVRKKPKVEEDVDVPNGEADNLDTGEEEEALVALIEHRNKEVENLAQKLSYFTNQLEEAKKKLNESQSKLVRLRRKRDSGESKAIADAGTSKAKLGDGLTNLKHADEIQSHIQNGSRPQLLIPALSSKTRPPKRLSEGSMKLPVGSQGGTPVGLTHSSTVQKGETSGRTSHDLENDRLHDNANVHRTGKKEYRDLVPVIRSSSTPCTIRVQPCMQISSQHKRKLRSLALNPISGQLFATSALDGIVKLWQIQSKGSNVSLLSSTDCVSPKRRWPEDMTWHPHGNSIFAAYSADDGDSQVSIMNLNSSKESRVSFLEEKPHHKGIINGITFMPWSSVCFVTGGSDHAVILWNEKDGGNSWKPKLLHRYIHSSAVMGVAGIPQRHMVVSSGVDKRIVGFDVEGGKADFKHQIDSKCMGVLPNPSDFNLFMVQTGTPEKQLRLFDIRVRQMEIHAFGWKQESSDSQSALIDQAWSPDGLYITSGSTDPVIHIFDIRYNSRTPTQSVKAHQKRVFKAVWHHTFPLLISISSDLHIGLHKINQP; encoded by the exons ATGGAGCATGTCCGGAAGAAGCCCAAAGTGGAAGAGGACGTCGATGTGCCTAATGGCGAGGCAGATAACCTTGACAccggggaagaagaagaagcgttGGTGGCTTTGATTGAACACAGGAACAAGGAAGTGGAAAATCTCGCCCAGAAATTATCCTACTTCACCAATCAG CTCGAAGAGGCCAAGAAGAAGTTAAACGAGTCCCAGTCAAAGCTAGTTCGTCTAAGGAGAAAACGTGACAGCGGAGAATCAAAAGCTATTGCAGATGCTGGTACATCAAAAGCCAAACTTGGGGATGGGTTAACAAATCTTAAACACGCTGATGAAATTCAATCTCACATTCAGAACGGATCCAGACCCCAACTTCTGATTCCTGCTCTGAGTTCTAAAACTAGGCCACCGAAAAGACTGTCAGAAGGTAGCATGAAGTTACCGGTTGGTTCTCAAGGTGGAACGCCGGTAGGGCTTACCCATTCTAGTACTGTACAAAAAGGAGAGACATCTGGTAGAACTTCACATGACCTGGAAAATGATAGACTGCATGATAATGCCAATGTTCATAGGACCG GTAAAAAAGAATACAGAGACCTGGTTCCTGTTATACGTAGTTCTTCAACTCCTTGCACTATTCGCGTTCAGCCATGCATGCAAATTTCCAGCcaacacaaaagaaaattgagaagccTTGCTCTAAACCCCATCAGTGGTCAACTCTTTGCAACAAG TGCTTTGGACGGAATTGTGAAGTTATGGCAAATCCAATCAAAAGG ATCTAATGTCTCATTATTAAGTTCAACTGACTGTGTGTCTCCAAAGAGGAGGTGGCCTGAGGATATGACATGGCACCCACATGGTAATAGCATATTTGCTGCATACAGTGCTGATGATGGAGATTCTCAAGTATCAATCATGAATTTGAACTCATCAAAGGAA TCAAGGGTGAGTTTTTTAGAGGAAAAACCTCATCATAAAGGTATTATTAATGGCATAACGTTCATGCCATGGAGTAGTGTCTGTTTTGTAACTGGTGGAAGCGACCATGCTGTTATTCTCTGGAATGAGAAAGATGGAGGAAATAGTTGGAAGCCGAAGCTCCTGCACCGATACATCCATTCTTCAGCAGTTATGGGGGTTGCGGGAATTCCTCAAAGGCATATGGTAGTGTCTTCTGGTGTTGACAAGCGAATTGTTGGATTTGACGTGGAGGGAGGAAAAGCTGATTTCAAGCATCAGATTGACAGCAAATGCATGGGAGTGTTGCCAAATCCATCTGACTTCAACCTATTCATGGTGCAAACCGG GACGCCGGAGAAGCAGCTTAGGTTGTTTGATATTAGAGTAAGGCAGATGGAGATCCATGCATTTGGATGGAAACAAGAAAGCAGTGATTCCCAATCGGCATTAATAGACCAAGCGTGGTCTCCTGATGGTTTGTACATCACATCCGGTTCCACAGATCCTGTGATACACATATTTGACATACGGTATAACTCCCGTACCCCCACCCAATCTGTAAAGGCTCATCAAAAACGGGTTTTTAAAGCTGTCTGGCACCACACTTTCCCGCTTCTGATTTCCATATCTTCTGATCTTCATATTGGGTTACACAAGATCAATCAACCATAG